Proteins co-encoded in one Bacillus paramycoides genomic window:
- a CDS encoding glycosyltransferase family 2 protein, with protein MRVSVVIPVHNEASTLSKVLVEVRKLEPYEIIIVDNGSTDGTKEIALQHNCRVIYYRYSLGNDVGRAIGAREAKGEIVLFLDGDIVMKSEELYNFIKGIEQGHEIVLNNLTWSVYLKMRPHYTTVGKYMLNRYLNKKEFVVGSLIAIPHAISREVIEKLGWWNLADPALFQAMAMSRGVDISDMASVDVIYTNKVRPVHTGTSPGSPYPKATSRIMGDHLRALQYVIETYGNRGGFSEGNKDREFVGKYKPVLLQKKKAKYSAIIPVSEEKTTIRSVIQEVKKAGVDEIIVVVNGAAVKTIKQVKLENVIVVELEEALGHNVARAIGAMYATADICLFVDSDFVIPATNLILFLRAIEDGSDVALNDLQCLLDMFHPADPISMGKYFVNLIAKRPDLWNNSLTAVPHAMHKKVIEKIGYDSLVIPPLAQIKAILEGFSVTAVELVDVIKTNQVRPEQHEFVNGRISAFDRIFGDQIEAIAYLLQCTDERGGFTDGDRDRDIIQQLRREEENTNE; from the coding sequence ATGAGAGTGTCAGTTGTGATTCCAGTGCATAATGAAGCAAGTACTTTATCAAAAGTTTTAGTAGAAGTAAGGAAGTTGGAACCATATGAAATTATCATAGTAGATAATGGATCGACAGATGGTACGAAAGAAATAGCGTTACAGCATAATTGCCGTGTGATTTATTATAGATATTCTCTTGGTAATGATGTGGGACGGGCAATTGGTGCTAGAGAAGCGAAAGGTGAAATTGTTTTATTTTTAGATGGCGATATCGTCATGAAAAGTGAAGAATTATACAATTTTATTAAAGGAATAGAGCAAGGACATGAGATTGTTTTAAATAATTTAACATGGTCCGTTTATTTGAAGATGAGACCGCATTATACGACGGTTGGAAAATATATGTTAAACCGTTATTTGAACAAAAAAGAGTTTGTTGTAGGATCTTTAATTGCGATACCACATGCGATAAGTCGTGAAGTGATTGAAAAACTAGGGTGGTGGAATTTAGCGGATCCAGCACTATTTCAAGCGATGGCGATGTCTAGAGGAGTAGATATTTCTGATATGGCTTCAGTTGATGTCATTTACACAAATAAAGTTCGTCCTGTCCATACGGGCACATCACCTGGCTCTCCTTATCCGAAAGCTACTAGTCGTATTATGGGTGATCATTTGCGCGCTTTACAATACGTAATCGAAACATACGGTAATCGCGGTGGTTTTTCAGAGGGCAATAAAGATAGGGAGTTTGTAGGAAAGTATAAACCAGTTTTATTACAAAAGAAAAAAGCGAAATATAGTGCCATTATCCCGGTATCAGAAGAGAAAACAACTATAAGGTCTGTTATACAAGAAGTGAAAAAAGCAGGTGTAGATGAAATTATAGTTGTTGTGAATGGAGCTGCTGTAAAGACCATTAAACAAGTAAAGCTAGAGAATGTTATTGTTGTTGAGTTGGAGGAAGCGCTTGGGCATAATGTAGCACGGGCGATAGGGGCCATGTATGCTACGGCAGATATTTGCTTATTTGTTGATAGTGATTTTGTTATTCCAGCAACAAACTTAATTCTATTTTTGCGCGCTATTGAAGATGGAAGTGATGTAGCATTAAATGATTTACAGTGTTTATTAGATATGTTTCATCCAGCAGATCCAATTAGCATGGGAAAATATTTTGTGAATTTGATAGCGAAGCGACCAGATTTATGGAATAACTCATTAACAGCAGTACCACACGCTATGCATAAAAAAGTAATAGAGAAAATTGGTTATGATTCTCTTGTGATTCCTCCATTAGCTCAGATAAAAGCTATTTTAGAAGGATTCTCTGTTACAGCAGTAGAGTTAGTAGATGTTATAAAAACAAATCAAGTACGTCCAGAGCAACACGAATTTGTAAATGGGCGTATTTCAGCATTTGATCGTATTTTCGGTGATCAAATTGAGGCGATTGCTTATTTATTACAATGTACGGACGAACGCGGTGGTTTTACGGATGGAGATAGAGATAGGGATATCATTCAACAATTGAGAAGGGAAGAAGAGAATACAAATGAATAG
- a CDS encoding NAD-dependent epimerase/dehydratase family protein has protein sequence MSKKCLITGGAGFIGSHLAEELVKRGYGVTIVDNFYKGKSKYHDELMKEIRVIPISVLDKNSIYELVNQHDVVFHLAAILGVKTTMEKSIELIETNFDGTRNILQAALKEKKKVVFASTSEVYGKAKPPFSEEGDRLYGATSKIRWSYAVCKTLEETLCLGYALEGLPVTIVRYFNIYGPRAKDGPYAGVIPRFISAALQGEDILVYGDGEQTRCFTYVSDAVEATIRAMDEKVNGEIINIGSENEKSIKEVAEVIKKLTKSSSEIVQVPFEEVYPHGFEEIPNRRPDVAKLRELVQFQAEVTWEEGLKETIKWFREENNG, from the coding sequence ATGAGTAAGAAATGTTTAATTACAGGTGGAGCAGGATTTATTGGTTCACATTTAGCTGAAGAGCTGGTGAAAAGAGGGTATGGAGTTACGATCGTTGATAACTTCTATAAAGGGAAAAGTAAATATCATGATGAGTTAATGAAAGAAATTCGAGTTATTCCAATAAGTGTTTTAGATAAAAATTCTATTTATGAATTAGTAAACCAACATGATGTAGTGTTTCATTTAGCAGCAATTTTAGGCGTGAAAACGACAATGGAAAAGAGTATAGAGCTTATTGAAACAAATTTTGATGGAACGAGAAACATTTTACAAGCAGCGCTAAAAGAAAAGAAGAAAGTGGTCTTTGCTTCTACTTCAGAAGTATATGGTAAGGCAAAGCCACCCTTCTCTGAAGAGGGAGATCGATTATACGGGGCAACTTCTAAAATACGCTGGAGTTATGCAGTGTGTAAAACATTAGAAGAAACATTATGTTTAGGATACGCATTAGAAGGTTTACCGGTAACGATTGTTCGTTATTTTAATATTTATGGTCCAAGAGCGAAAGATGGTCCGTATGCAGGGGTAATCCCGCGATTTATTAGTGCGGCTTTGCAAGGAGAAGACATTCTCGTATATGGAGATGGAGAGCAGACACGTTGTTTTACGTATGTAAGTGATGCGGTAGAGGCAACGATTCGAGCGATGGATGAAAAGGTAAATGGTGAAATTATTAACATAGGTTCTGAGAATGAAAAGAGTATAAAAGAAGTAGCAGAAGTAATTAAAAAACTAACGAAATCTTCTTCGGAAATTGTCCAAGTTCCTTTCGAAGAGGTATACCCACATGGCTTTGAAGAAATTCCAAATAGAAGACCGGATGTTGCGAAATTAAGAGAACTTGTTCAGTTTCAAGCAGAAGTAACGTGGGAAGAAGGATTGAAAGAAACTATTAAGTGGTTCCGTGAAGAAAATAATGGCTAA
- a CDS encoding nucleotide sugar dehydrogenase has translation MNSSKVAIIGLGYVGLPLAVHFAERGHTVLGLDKDIRKIESIIKGESYIPDVSSKELQSLLVKKKLIVNTPDQGIADFQNSDYVIVTVPTPINEQREPDLSALISASHYIQQNLQKGQTFIFESSTYPGTLEEVIIPIISQTGKKVGEDFYIGYSPERIDPANSHYSVQTIPKVISGQTEKCKQKVQELYSTTFDVVVPVSSPKVAEMCKLFENIQRLVNISLVNELNTLCESLGIDFYEALEAASTKPFGFTPYWPGPGIGGHCIPVDPLYFQWRIKRNGEISQLIEAAHVINEEMPEKIVRKVKGMVQSPASVLIVGIAYKKDVNDLRESPALPIIELLLKEGYEIEYHDPYISSAKFEDKVYQSVSLDEQVVKQAGCILILTDHSNIDWKLFKGMKRVIDTRGIIKKVSV, from the coding sequence ATGAATAGTAGTAAAGTAGCTATTATTGGGTTAGGATATGTTGGCCTTCCTTTAGCAGTCCATTTTGCAGAGAGAGGGCATACAGTACTTGGGTTAGATAAAGATATTAGAAAAATAGAATCAATTATAAAAGGAGAAAGTTATATTCCGGATGTTTCTTCTAAAGAGTTACAAAGTTTATTGGTGAAAAAAAAATTAATAGTGAACACACCGGATCAAGGCATTGCTGATTTTCAAAATAGTGATTATGTTATTGTTACTGTCCCGACTCCAATTAATGAACAAAGAGAACCAGACTTAAGTGCCCTCATTTCAGCCTCACATTATATACAACAAAACCTTCAAAAAGGACAAACCTTCATCTTTGAAAGCTCCACATATCCAGGTACACTCGAGGAAGTTATCATTCCTATTATTTCTCAAACAGGGAAAAAGGTAGGAGAAGATTTCTATATCGGATATTCCCCTGAGAGAATTGATCCGGCTAATAGTCACTATTCTGTTCAAACGATTCCAAAAGTTATTAGTGGACAAACAGAAAAGTGTAAACAAAAAGTTCAGGAGTTGTATAGCACTACATTTGATGTAGTTGTTCCAGTTAGTTCTCCGAAAGTAGCGGAAATGTGTAAGTTATTTGAAAATATTCAGCGCCTAGTCAATATTTCCTTAGTAAATGAGTTAAACACACTATGTGAAAGTTTAGGAATTGATTTTTATGAGGCGCTTGAAGCCGCATCTACAAAACCGTTTGGATTTACCCCATATTGGCCAGGACCAGGAATAGGAGGACATTGTATTCCAGTAGATCCTTTATATTTCCAATGGAGAATAAAAAGGAATGGGGAAATTAGTCAATTAATTGAGGCTGCACATGTGATTAATGAAGAAATGCCAGAGAAAATAGTCCGGAAAGTAAAAGGTATGGTGCAATCACCTGCATCAGTTTTAATTGTAGGAATTGCGTATAAGAAAGATGTAAATGATTTGAGAGAATCACCGGCTTTACCAATTATTGAATTGTTACTAAAAGAAGGATATGAAATCGAATATCACGATCCATATATTTCTTCTGCAAAGTTTGAAGATAAGGTGTACCAATCTGTTTCTTTGGATGAACAAGTCGTTAAACAAGCGGGTTGTATTTTAATTTTAACTGATCACTCTAATATCGATTGGAAGCTTTTTAAAGGAATGAAGCGAGTAATAGATACACGTGGAATTATAAAGAAGGTGAGTGTATGA
- a CDS encoding glycosyltransferase family 2 protein, with protein sequence MAKSLSVIIPVCNEAETISDVIQSAKGLNPLEIIVVANGCTDGTETVAEQLGCKVLQYTEQLGNDVGRAAGAKQAIGDVLLFIDGDFAIQTSKLQLFLNPILHGQADIVLNNLDALFLKRQKPNSITVWRQILNAMLEREELKIDSLLDAPHALTKEVVQSIGYESFVNPIVAHLRLVQSEWRISRHCAIDVITPNKFRPTEHAAYGMGLSQSEKRMIGDHIEAVAERIVGSDERGGYYDGNRKRDSVYHTLDFEDFYQGWGITSKLYKGKQLSVIIPVQDEEKTIGNVIDDLRKIEPFEIIVVVNGSSDQTATIAKEKGATTIVYKEALGNDVGRSLGTYFAKGEIVLFIDGDFVIPSRELYPFAKAIADGMDVALNDLNHYLDLRVPLHLVTAFKYALNLACDRKDLGVGSLIAVPNAFSRKCLKEIGYRSLLSPCVAQVKAILLGFEIACVSRVEVDQMNRIRPSEHFAKIGHPPAVLRIIGDHIEGLEQLIVLEGNRGGFYDGNRKRDVLE encoded by the coding sequence ATGGCTAAGTCACTATCGGTCATTATACCTGTATGTAATGAAGCTGAAACGATTTCAGATGTTATCCAATCGGCAAAAGGATTAAATCCATTAGAGATTATTGTAGTAGCAAATGGTTGTACTGATGGTACAGAAACAGTTGCTGAGCAGTTAGGATGTAAAGTACTGCAATATACAGAGCAGCTTGGAAATGATGTTGGACGTGCAGCTGGTGCAAAACAAGCTATAGGTGATGTATTACTATTTATAGATGGCGATTTTGCTATTCAAACTTCAAAATTACAATTATTCCTGAATCCGATTTTACATGGTCAGGCCGACATCGTTTTAAATAACTTGGATGCACTATTTTTAAAAAGGCAAAAACCCAATTCTATTACAGTATGGCGCCAAATATTAAATGCAATGTTAGAGCGTGAAGAATTAAAAATTGATTCCTTATTAGATGCACCTCATGCATTGACGAAAGAAGTCGTTCAAAGTATTGGATATGAAAGCTTTGTTAATCCTATTGTCGCTCATTTACGCCTAGTTCAAAGTGAATGGAGAATTAGTCGGCATTGTGCAATTGACGTTATTACGCCAAATAAATTTCGGCCGACCGAGCATGCTGCATATGGGATGGGTCTCTCGCAATCTGAAAAACGGATGATAGGTGATCATATAGAAGCTGTAGCGGAGCGAATAGTAGGTAGCGATGAGCGCGGAGGATATTATGATGGAAATAGGAAAAGAGATAGTGTCTATCATACTTTAGATTTCGAAGATTTTTATCAAGGATGGGGCATTACATCTAAATTGTATAAAGGAAAGCAATTATCAGTCATTATTCCTGTACAAGATGAAGAGAAAACAATTGGAAATGTTATAGATGACCTTCGAAAAATTGAACCTTTTGAAATTATCGTTGTAGTAAATGGCTCGTCTGATCAAACCGCAACGATTGCAAAAGAAAAGGGAGCAACAACAATTGTATATAAAGAAGCACTTGGAAACGATGTAGGACGTTCACTTGGAACTTACTTTGCAAAAGGGGAAATTGTGTTGTTTATAGACGGTGACTTTGTTATCCCGTCTAGGGAACTATATCCTTTCGCAAAAGCTATTGCAGATGGAATGGATGTCGCATTAAATGATCTAAATCATTATTTAGATTTAAGAGTACCGCTTCATCTTGTAACTGCGTTTAAATATGCGTTAAATTTAGCTTGTGATAGAAAAGATCTAGGGGTAGGTTCTCTTATTGCTGTACCGAATGCGTTTAGCCGTAAATGCTTGAAAGAAATCGGTTATAGATCTTTACTATCACCTTGTGTAGCTCAAGTGAAAGCGATTCTGTTAGGCTTCGAAATTGCATGTGTAAGTCGTGTAGAGGTCGATCAGATGAACCGTATTCGTCCCAGTGAACATTTTGCAAAAATAGGTCATCCCCCAGCTGTTTTGCGAATTATAGGTGATCATATAGAAGGATTAGAGCAATTAATTGTATTAGAAGGTAATCGTGGCGGATTCTATGATGGGAATAGAAAAAGAGATGTTTTAGAGTAG